The segment GCATTTTCACCAAATCATTGAGTGGAAACTGACTGCACTGCTACGGTAGGATCAATCTCACCTTTCGGATCCTGCATTGAGTGGCAACATTCAGTACTGTGCCCTTTCATTACCTGACCCAGCCCTGTACTTCAGGTCGTTCACATTTCTTTGGGGATAGCTCAAGATTTTGGAACGACAATCTGGCGGAGTTTGCCAGAACGAATGCAGAGTTTTAAAACTGTAAATAGAGAAGCCGCTGGGATGGATTACCTTCTCATTCTGAGCCAGATCATTCTGGGAATATTGGCCGTCATGCTGGTACTCGACATCGTGTTGAGAACCACGGCGGTCTATATCATTCTGCCCATTTTTGAACGACGGCCCCCGTTTGGGATTCGTCCTGCTTTTCCAGATCCCAAAGCGGAAGTCATTGAATTCCCCACGACCGACGGTCTGAAACTCCGTGGTAGTCTGTACCGGAATCCTGAACTACCTCCAAAAGGGTTGGTGGTCTTTTGTCCGGAATTCGGTGGTTCGCACTGGTCTGCTAAATGGTACTGCAACGCTCTGATTGATGCCGGCTTTTCTGTTCTCTCCTTCGATTTTCGAAACCAGGGAGCCAGCGAGCACCTGGCTAGTTATCGAGTGATGCACTGGTTGAGCGATTACGAAGTGCAGGACGCGATCTCGGCTGTCGAATACGCGCAGTCCCGTGAGGAATTGGCGGATCTGCCTGTGGGGATGTTTGGGATCAGTCGAGGGGGTGGGGCGGCATTGGCAACCGGTGCCAAACTGGATCGCGTCGAGGCGGTGGCGACCGAAGGAGCCTTCACCACCGACAGCATGATGTTCCACTTCGCGATTCGCTGGGCCACGTTGTACTTTCCGCCCTGGATCATCGATCGGCTTCCAGATCTCCATATGAGGATCTCGCTGACGATCGTCCGTTGGATCAGTCAGTGGCGGCACGGATGTCATTACCTGGTGCTTGAAAAATTATTGCGCCGCTTGAAAAAGAAGCCGGTAATGATGATGAATGGCACCAAAGACAGCTATGTCCATATGGATATTCCTCACAAAATCTTGAAGCGAGCCGGAGGACAGCCCTATCATCAACTCTGGGAAATACCCAACGCAAAGCACAATTTAGGACGCGAAACCATTCCTGAAGAATATGACCAGAAACTGGTCGAGTATTTTTCCCAGACCCTGAATTCCGAAGCCAGTGCGGTGGAACCCTCTGTTCGTACGTCCGAGATTTCTTGACTCCGCGTTTTCCGTCATGTTACAAACGTAAGACATGATCGTGGGCAATCACCGTTTTAACTGTCTGTCTTCGTCGGTCTCTGTCGAAAACATTCCGGTGGATTTCGAATCACGTAGAACATTGCCGTAAGCGGGCTGTACGGGCAATATCTGCATTTCCCCCGGATGTGCCGCACAATCCCTCGTTCATTCACGTCTTTTTCTCCTTTCGGATAGGGTTCCCGATGACATTGGTCACATTGCAGGCCATTGAAGGTCTAGAGCGGGGTCAGGTTTACCAGAACCTGAAACCACCGATAACGATGGGCCGGGAAGAGGAGAATTCCATTCGGCTGAACGACGAACGCGTCAGCCGATTTCACGCTAAAATTCAGGAGGACCAGGGCCATCTCATTTTTACGGACCTGGGCAGCACGAATGGCAGTCGTGTGAATGGCGTCCCCGTTCATCTGCACGTGCTTCAAGTTGGCGACCAGATTTCCATTGGTCGCTGTTTGCTGGTACTGGGGGATGACGAGGAACTGGCGCAGTTCTTTGCGGAGCAGGGCCCACCCGCCGTCAGTCTGACGGAATCGGGACAGTTGATTGATGATGAGACAGAATCAGCCGCGAGCATCAAGAACGGTGCCAGTGAAGAACCTATCGGAGATTCTGGGCCGGTGGAACTGCCCCGTCTTGTAAAGGCACCCGAATTGCCACAAGGGTTAAACCTGCTGCAGAAGACGTTGCTGTCGGACTATCTCGTTTATGTCCATGGACAACTTGGGCAAATCATTAGTACGGCCCGGCAAATGAATCCCGATGAAGCTGATTCCAATGAAGGGCTTGCTGCGGAGAATATGCAGGAGGAATCGGCGGATATGCAAATGAGCTGGTCGCATTGGCAGCAATTAATTCAGCTGGAGATTCAGCTGTCGCGACACCTCAAAAAACTAGCTGATCCGGAAGAGTAACATCGAATCCCCACCCTCTGGTGAGTATTCAGCCACGATAAAAAAAGTAGGCTGTGCGAGAATTCCGCGATAACAGCCCCAGAACGTTACGGCAGAAGCAGGCCTTCTCGGATGGCAAAGCGGGCAAGTTCAACGCGATCGTGGATGCCCAACTTGTGCATAATTCGATATTTGTGGCTATCAACCGACTTGGTGGAGAGGTGCATGTCTTTCGCAACCTCCTTAACGCTTTTGCCGCGGGCAAGCTGACGTAACACCTCGAATTGTCTGGATGTCAATTTCTTCAGACTGTGGGGAGAGTCAATCGTGTACTTTTTGGTTTGGCGGTTATACCGCAGCCGCTGCTGAATTTCCTCGGAGAAAACTTGTTCTCCCTGATGGATTTTCGGGATCGCTTCCAGCAGTTTGCAGAGCGGGTCGACCTTCAGCAGGTATCCATGAGCTTCCAGACGCAGAGCCTGCTCGATGAACACATTCACCAATTGGTTGGTGAGAAAGCAGATTCGCGTCGGCAATTCCTGGCGTTTCATCTCTTCGCAGAGTTCGAAGGTCCCCCCCTGTGTCAGGGCGAGATCGAGAACCAGGATGTCGGGACGATGCTCTAGCAGCAGGGGTAGGGCTTCCTGCGCACTCTCCGCGACGCCCACTACTTGCAGGGTCGATTCCCGATTTATTCGGAAGGAGAGACTATCTAAGAAAATTCGATGATCGTCCAGAAGGACTAATCGAATTGGTTGTATTCGGTCACTGAGGTCGGAAGACATAAACGCAAACCTTTGGCCCAAAAGCTTTATGCATCTTCCCGAAGCGGTCTATCTCAATTTTCAACTAATCAGTTCGGTGGATACGTCATTTGATAAATGAGTATTTTCCGGCAACTACCTGAAGGAGAGAAAACCATGGTTGATAAACTGCTTCTGAAAAACGGCTATTCAAAACAACGAATCAATCAGATGAGATTGCGTCAATTATCTTGAATTATGAGAGGTAATGATCAATCCTCGAAGGCAATCGGTCCTCAGCAACAGGCCCACGTGGATCACGACAGTATATAAATAGAAAAACGAAGCATTTGCTCGCTTAGAACAAGTGAAACTAAAAGCCTCTCCATAATCGGAGATGCTCGGCATTTTAGCGACAAAATTCTCTTCGAGACGTCTGAATTGATTCAAAACAGAGACGAGACGTCTCGATCTGAAAAGCAATAATCTATTATTTAAAAAGCACAATAGTTGACATCGTCTGAACAACCGTTCGCATTTAGAAACTTTATTGAAAATTAGCGGTTTGACAATAGCAAAACCGATTTTACAGGAAAACACCTCCTTAAGATCGCGCTGCTGGGTGTTTCGACAACAATCTGAACAATTGCCCTTGGCTTCCGGAAGATAGGGAGAAAAGGATGGAAAAACCGTGCAAGTTGAATTTTGGATTCTATGTTTAGGCATTAAATCAATGCATCTGCCGCAGAGTCTGAACCACATCTCCATTGGAGAATGTGAGGATATCTCGCAGATAAAATGAAATTTGTCACAGTTAATCAGTCATGAACCCACACAAATTGTGTTTTTTCAGGCTTAGACCTGACAAGAGCCTCCCTCATGTCCAGGAATTTTGCCTTCGATTTGTCTCCACTCAACCCTGTGGAAGGAGCAGTAATGTCTACGGTAACTCGCGAAAGTTCAGAGTTAACATCGGAATGCGTTAATCCGGTACTTGGTGCTACTAAATCAGTATTTGAAGCCATGTTGGGGTGCACGCCCGTTCGAACGGGACTGGCTCTTAAAGAGTCGACTCAACCCAAATATGAAATCAGTGCTGTGATCGGTGTCACCGGTCGTGCTATCGGAACGATCGCTGTCAGCCTGAAGGAATCAACCGCTCTCGAGGTTCTCTACCGTCTAGTGGGGGTCCGTGCAGATGAAATGAATGCGGAAGTCTGCGACGCCGTAGGTGAACTGACCAACATCATTGTGGGCAACACGAAAGCGAAAATGGAAGAATTACAGCTCTCCATTAGTATTCCCAATATCATTACCAGCTCTGGCCACCATCTCCATTACCCGTCCAAAGTTCAGCCGATCTGTATCGAGTTCGATTCGGAAATTGGTCCTTTTGCGATCGAAGTCGGTTTCGCCAGTAATGACTAATGATTCCACTGAGTGGCCAGCGGCAGATGATGGTTTCCGTGACCTGAACCAAACTAATAAAACAAAATCTATGTAAAGATACACCTCTGGTAATGATGGCTGGGGCAGATAATGAGCTCGCCCCATTTGGCAGAATTTAATTGATGTATCTTGGAGTCAATTGAAATGAAGGTATTACTTGTTGACGATTCCGGCACGATGAGAACGATTCAACGTCGTTGTCTCAATATGCTGAGCATTACAGACATTGTGGAAGCGGAAGATGGTGTTCAGGCTCTCGATTTATTCGAGCGAACCAATTTTGACATCGTCCTCAGCGATTGGAACATGCCCAACATGGACGGGCTTTCTCTGCTTAAAGAGATCCGTCAGCGTGACGCGAATATTCCGGTGATTATGATTACAACGGAGGCTGAACGTGCTCGCGTGGTCACCGCGATCCAGGCTGGTGTTTCGGATTACCTGATTAAACCGTTTACGCCGGACATGCTTAAGGAAAAGATGGAGCGTTGGGTAACTATTCCCTCCTGAGAACAATATATCGATTATCTTTGAAGTGAGGGGCTCTCACTCTATGGCATGACCATTGCGAATATTCTGTTGGTCGCTGTAGGGAAGAAAGGACGATAGTTCTAGAAGAGCAGTCAATCTGCTGTTCCAAGGAAATCTGATTCCTGAGCAAGGCCCCCAAAATCCAGACATATCAATAGCTTCCCGTAGATCTTCGGGAATGCCGGCTCCTCCCGAACAGAAGCGAGGCCCGGTCGTATATCATTTGCACAGCAAGGAAGATTACACCGCTGAATCTCCAGATTGTTTCAGCTCACAATAACCGCATTGTCGGGCTAAGCAACGAGAGGACTCTCCGCCAGGAGATTCTGCACGTGTCACTGTTGTCTCGAACAGCCGATAGTCTTCCTGGCGATAGGACGCAGGCGAAATAAGGAAACTGCAATGATCGACCCAAAGAAAATATGGTCTTCCAATAATCTACCATCGTTACCCATGGTGGCCATTGAACTATTGGAACTCTCAAAAGATACAGATTCCGAAGTCAGTGATTACATTCGTCTGGTCAAATCCGATCCGGCCATCACCGCGAAGATTTTGAAGGCGACCAACTCTTCTTACGCCGGGTTCAAAAACCCCATCACCAGCATCGACCGCGCTGTCCCATTACTTGGAGCGACGGTGGTTACCTCATTGGCGCTCAGTTTTTCTCTGTCCGACGCTGCACACGTTGCCGGTCCTATGGCGACGTGCTTCAAAAACTATTGGCGGTCCTCCGTGGTTAAAGCCGCCGCTTGTGAAGTCATCGCACTGGAATACAATCCGGGATCGGAAAGCGATTTTTTCCTGGCGGGTTTACTTTCCAGCCTGGGGCGACTGGCGATGCTGAAAACGATCCCGCAGGACTACCTGAAGGTGATCGAGACATTCGAGGAGTCGGAAGACAAGCTGCTCCATGAAGTCGAAACAGAGTTGCTCGGAGTCAACCACATTGAAGCCGGGTTGAATCTGATGATCTCCTGGAAAATCCCCTCCACGATTCAGCTTTGTGTTCGGCATCAGGCTGATCCTCCTGAAGTGATCAATGCCATTGAGCCTTCGCAGGATTTGGATATGGTGCGGGCTGTTGCCGTAGCGAATGCTGTTGGTAGCTACTTTTGCACTCATCAGAAGGGGATCGCATTACAGCGGCTCCAGTTATTGACGGCCAGTTTTTACAAATGGTCCGATAAAGATCTCGAAGATCGCTTGCTGAAAATGAAAGAGCGGATCGATCTGGCAGCAGAGGTCTTCTCTGTCGACACATCAGAAATCGAGAGCCTTAATGACATCATGGCCGAAGCGGGCGAGCAATTGGCGATGCTGGCGATGCGAGCCCATGTTGCCAGCACCCAGGCCGTCGTGCGTCAGCAAATAATTGAAGAAGAAGTCAAACAGCTAGAGCAGAAAAACCAGGAATTAACAGAACAGGCGATTCGAGACGTTCTCACGGGAACCTACAATCGAAAATTCTTTGACGAAAGTCTGCGAAAAGAGATCGCCCGTGCGGCACGCTCCGCTACGACGATTGGGGTCATCTTCCTCGATATCGATAACTTCAAAAAACTGAACGATACCTACGGTCATCAGTTTGGTGATGACGTCCTTAAGCAGGTCTCGGCTCGCATGGAAGATACGTTGCGTACAACCGACCTTCTTGGCCGGTACGGAGGCGAAGAGTTCGTCGCTCTGGTTTCACAACCGACGAAAAAAGGGCTGACCAAAGTTGCCGATCGATTGCGGGCCGCGATTGAGAGTTTGAAAATTCTGTTCAACAACAAACAGGTACCTGTCACGATCAGCGTGGGGGCTTGCATCGCCATGCCGCGAAGGAACGGACTTGAAGTTGGCGAACGCCTGGTGACAGAGTCCGATGCAGCCATGTACGACTCCAAACGAAATGGACGAAATCAGGTTCATGTCCGTTCGATTATCGATCCCATTCAGGAACAACTGACACAGCTCAGCAATCAGAAACGATTCAGCCGTTGGCTCGTTCGGCATGGCCATGCCCGTATCGAAGAAGTTTCTCAGGTTCTACTGGATTGTCATTTTCCACATGAGAAAATCGGTGTCCTTGCTCAAAATTCAGGTTACCTGACTGCTGAGCAGGTGGAGCAGATACTGGATTTACAGAGACAATCCGATGAACGCTTCGGCGTGACCGCGATTGCACAGGGATTTCTCACGGAAGAACAAGTCGCCTATTTACTGGCTATGCAACAGGAAGATGCAGGACAAGTGGCTCAAGCTTTAGCCGCTAAAGGCTGCATAAACGACGAAATCCTTTATAACCTCATGAACATCTACAAACACGAGGTGGATCCATCCCGGCCTGCAAAAAATGCAGTGGCCAGCGATTCAGCGACCTAAAGTTGGGAACAACGACCAGCTTACCGGGTTCGGATGATTGCACTGAGAAAAGTCAGTTCTTGAACACAAAAGAGTACGAAGCCAACTCGTCGTCGGCCTTCCAGGATTAATTCAGGAAGGGTTCACGACCAGGATGACGGGTAAAAAATCGTGCTGACAGTCCAGGCTGTATGTTCACATTATTGAGCTGACGCTTTTTGACTATAATCCACTTGATCGAGAGTGATTGATTCACAGACTTCTCTTCAGGGTGGGTAGGAAACTATGATTCCCTGCAGTCGACAGTGCAAGTCGTTTTGAAGGCCGGGTCCATGGAGGAACTGAGTGCGACAGAATCTCTAACAGAGATGTCACCTCGGATCGAGCAGGTTGCCGGACGGAATGTCTGGTGGACTCAGAGTGCAGGTTTCTGCTCTGAGCCAGTAACCATTTTCAAAGCCCTCTTGACTGATTCGCTTCCTTTCGGAAACTGGTCAGTTCAAATTTGAAATCAGCAATTGGTGGATACAGTAGATATGACGGAAGTCTCTGCAATCTCGTTCAACGAACAGAAAATGTCGCGAAGGTATGCCCTCTCCCTGATCGCGGCCATTGTCCTCTCCTTTCTTGGCTGGCAGATTCTGCACGATGGGGGAAGCCATGCTTCCGCAGTCGCCGCCGGTTCTGCAACAGAACATGCTGTTGAGCATGGTGCCGAGCCCCATGGAGCTGCCGAGGGAGCCGTACCAGCCGAGGAAAAGCACCACGATATCGCTCCTGATTTTTATAGCATTCTCCCTTTTGCAGCGCTGCTCCTTTGTATTGCCTTATTGCCACTGTTTCATAAGACAGAACATTGGTGGGAACATAATTGGAATCGATTTACAGTTGCCGTCGTTCTGGGCGCCGTGACATTATTTTATTACGCGTTCCTGTACGGACATGGTGTGACCGACCATACAGCCCACACAACGTCGGAGCCTGGCTTGGGGGCGGCGGTCGTTGTTCTCAAAAATGCTCTGCTGGTAGAATACATTCCTTTCATTACTCTTCTGTTCAGTTTGTATGTCATCTCGGGTGGCATCGCGATTGAAGGTCACCTGGTAGGACGACCAAAGTTGAATACAGGCCTCATCGGTTTAGGGGCGCTGTTAGCCAGCTTCATTGGTACGACCGGTGCCGCGATGTTGTTGATTCGTCCTTTGCTGCGAGCCAATGCCAACCGTGATTATGTTGCCCATACAGTGATCTTCTTTATCTTCGTTGTTTGTAATACGGGTGGCTGCCTGTTACCGATCGGTGATCCACCATTGTTCCTGGGGTATTTGAGAGGCGTACCATTCACCTGGACGCTGGAACTCTGGCCGGAATGGTTGTTCGTGAATTTCCTGCTGATTGGTGTCTACTTCACCTGGGATACGCTTAAGTACCTTAAAGAAAACCGAACCAAGATCGAAGCGAAACCGGAGAATCCCGAGAAATTCAAAATTCGGGGTGTATTGAATTCTGTCTGGCTGGTGGGCGTCATCATCTGTGTCGCCTTGCTCGATCCGAGCAAAGCTGTTCCCGGGACAGACTGGCATGCCCCCATGTACTTCCGCGAAGTGATGATGTTGATTCTCACCGGACTGTCACTGATTTTCACCAGCGTTTCCATTCGCCAGAAGAATTCATTCAACTACGATGCCATTCTGGAAGTGGCAGCCCTGTTTGTGGGTATCTTCATCTGCATGCAGGCACCGATTCAAATTCTAAACGTGTATGGAAAGTTTCTTGGCTTCGACAGTCCAACGAAGTTCTACTGGGGAACGGGTATTCTTTCCAGTTTTCTGGATAACGCACCGACCTATGTCGTCTTCTTTGAAACGGCCAAAACCATGGAACCTACCGGAACGGTGGTGGCTGGTGTTGGGGAGCTTATGCTGTCGGCCATCAGTTTGGGAGCCGTCTTCATGGGAGCGATGACCTACATCGGCAACGGTCCGAACTTTATGGTCAAAGCTATCGCCGAAAAGAACAACGTGCGAATGCCTTCCTTCTTCGGTTACATGGCTTACAGTTGTGCGGTCCTGTTACCGATTTCGATTATCATGAACCTGATCTTCCTGCTGTAAGGCTCACCGCCTGAACGTTAGAAGTTCAGAATGTAAATTAAAAAAGGGTCGGAAGTTCGATAGAACTTCCGACCCTTTTGTCATTTCAAAACGGAGTAACGATCTCGTGAATGTTACTCTCCGCAACAGGGACAGATCTCCGGCACCAGGACGGTTAATGTCGCCGCATAAAGCGTTTCATCATAGGCTTCCCCGTCGACGGCTGGGACTTTATGGTGAACGGCGATGAGAAAACGATTCCCCGACTTCGGAGTGAAACTGACCGCTCCGTCCGCGTCCGTATTACGCTCATACTGTTCGTCGAAGCCTTCTGCCAGGCTGACGCCCTGAGGAATGTAAGAAACTTTTGCGTCAGCAAGTGGTTTCCCTTCAAACAGAACCTGCATCCGCAGTTTCTTGCCCGGGCCCATGGGAGTGACGGGATTGGACATTGGAACCAGCTCTAATGCATGACCTGCGACGCGATCGAATCCGGGGTTGTCGACCGAAACTTGGTCCAGAGATGGGGTCACAACGAAAAACGTTTTGGCACTCTTAATGGCACGGATGGGGTGACCATGATTAAGCAGCTTGTCCAGAGTATGTTCGACTGTGTACAGGCCAGGTTTCTTAACGACGAACTTACTGGTCCAGTAGCCTTCGTTTGGTGCGTAACCGGTGTCGATTAGGCGATCCAGAAGATCGTATCGGGTTCCATCGGGAGAAACCAAATCAACTGAGCAGCCTTCCAGGTCGAGTTTACTCGCCAGTTTGAAGTCGCGATGGTCGTTGCCGTGATTGCCCAGTTTAAGGTCGATGTAAACCGCTCCACCGGTACGTACCAGGTTGGAATTGGTTTCGACCCAGGTGTCATGGGCGAATGCCAACGGACTGAGCAGGCAGCACCAGCCGAATAGAAACAGAAAAGAAGTACGAATCATGAGATTCCCTTTATGAATGTCGACAGAGGATTGGTTCAATCCAATCATGTCGAAGCTGATGTTTATAAATCGCCGATTGGCTCTTTACCGTTACGAGTAGCAAGAGCACGCCAGATACTGCTGTCGATTGCTTCGCCAATGAATTGCACGCTACCGTCCAGGTAGGCAGCAAAAACGCCCCCGGGATGAGCGCTGCGAGCACTGGTCATCGCGAAGTTGTGATACCCATTATGGCAGTCGGGCAGCGGATAGTTGGGCGTGTACCAATGGTTATACATCGCATCCGCCAGGTGTCCGTTCACCCACTTAGCACCCCGTTGACCCGACCAGGCAGGAGCTGTCGCGACGTCGCAGGAGGAAGGCGTTGTTTGGGTTCCCAGAGGCAATTCGATCACTCGATGACGATAGTCAGAATCGTCAGGGGCGCTGTTGGTACCATCGCCCAGCAACTGTTCGCTGAAGACAATTGTATGACTGGTTCCATCTTTAACATGACGAAATCCAATATCGGACAGCGAGAAAATCAAACCGTCCGCATCGGCGATAGACCCGTCATCGGATGTTCCTGGTCCGTTTTCGCCAGAGCCAGAGCACGCGGGATAGCTGAGACCGCCGTAGATAGAATCGGGTACAGATGCGCGGTCGCTAGGGCAAATCAGAAACGAGATATAGTTCTGAGCGGCCATGTCATTGTTATTCACTTCGGTTGCGTCGTATGCACCAAAGTTAAATGCGTTCAGTGGAGGAACGTCATAGTTCAACAGATTTTCGAGGTTAGCCTGTTCCGCGTAAGGGAACAGTTTGGCTTGAGGAGACCAGACGAAAGGGAACCCCAAGCTACCCGGTGGCAGAACGCGATGAACGGATTCGTAATTGTGCAACGCGATACTCATCTGACGGAGGTTGTTCCGGCATTTGGTTCGTCGGGCCGCCTCCCGCGCTTGTTGAACGGCGGGAAGTAACAGGCCAATTAATATCGAGATGATGGCCATCACCACCAGTAATTCGATCAGTGTAAATCCACGCGCACGTTGTGCGCGTAGATTGATTGAATGTCTCATTGAAGAAACTCCAGAAAAGAAAAATCCAGGGAACGCCCCAAAAATGTACGGACGTTCGGAAATGGGAATGATTCCAGGTAAAGAATCAGGCCGCTTCTGGAGGAGGAGTTTCAGGTAGCTGACGACGTTCGGGACGGACTCCGGAATAATCCAGAATCGTCCAACTTAAGTCGAACAAGGAGGAGCAGATTGCAGACTTAGAGAGAATACGTGGTTCGCTGTTGGTCACCAGACTGGAAGGGAACGAACCTCCACAGCCACAGGAAGTCAGGGCAGGATGTTCTTCCTCGGGGACAGCCGGAGTTTTTTCAGGGGCAGGCTTACTGCAGCAGGGTTGGTCGGTTGCCGAACTGCAACATGAGAGGAGCGACATGGCGAAGTCCGACGGTGCGCAGATATCAGTTGGGAGCTGACAACAGGCTTTGGGCTTCGCAGTTGAAGCCGCAGTGGAACAACAGGAAGATTGTCCTATGTCAGTGGCTGGTTTATGACAGCAGCATTCACCGCTTCCTTTTACGGACTGACTGCATTGGCAGCCACAATCGGATTGCCCTGAATAATGGGCCGGCACACCGACCATCATCGCCAGATAGACCAATAGCGTTAACGAGCCGATAAGTCGGCTACGATTAAACGTGATTGATAATTTCAGGCGGGGGTACATCGTTCGGAAGAACCTTGGGGAAACAGTCGCGATTACCGTCTCCGTTCAGCAATCAGTGCGATCATATCAGGCGAGTTTTCAGCCTGACGAGATTGATGGCAAGTTATCTTTGGCGATCTCCGTGCCAACGTGGGGTCCTTCGATTGTAAAAGAGCATCGAGGGCAACCGAAAGAGAGTACTTGGTAGATTTCCCAGTTTCAGGAATAACCGGGTCTTATTTCGTAGGGAAATTGGATGGATTTCCGCCTTCGCCGAGAGGATGGTTTGGACCATCTCTGGAGCGGATGCCTCTCAGAGCGGAGTACACAAAAAAAGGGAGAACCAGATGGTTCTCCCTTGATTGAGTTTAGCGCGGGGTGGTTTAGATTGCCCGCATTTTGATCAGGAAATCTCCCGTAACCTTATCGAGTCGGGCCGATTCGGCAGCGAGAGCGTCGGCAGACCGGCTGATCTCAACGGCACCCTGGCCCCCCTCTTCGGCTGCTTTGGAAACTCCCGTGATGTTGTTGGAGACTTCCGCTGTACCGCGGGCAGCCTCGGAAACGTTGCGAGAGATTTCGCTTGTAGCCGCTGTCTGTTCTTCGACGGCACTGGCGATTGTCGTAGAGATTTCGTTGATTCGGCCAATACTTGTACCGATCGACTGAATCGCTTCTGCGGCTCCACCGGTCACGTTCTGGATCGCTTCGATCTTCTGACTGATCTCTTCCGTCGCCCGAGCAGTCTGGCGAGCGAGTTCTTTGACTTCATTCGCAACGACCGCGAACCCTTTGC is part of the Polystyrenella longa genome and harbors:
- a CDS encoding DUF1559 family PulG-like putative transporter, which produces MRHSINLRAQRARGFTLIELLVVMAIISILIGLLLPAVQQAREAARRTKCRNNLRQMSIALHNYESVHRVLPPGSLGFPFVWSPQAKLFPYAEQANLENLLNYDVPPLNAFNFGAYDATEVNNNDMAAQNYISFLICPSDRASVPDSIYGGLSYPACSGSGENGPGTSDDGSIADADGLIFSLSDIGFRHVKDGTSHTIVFSEQLLGDGTNSAPDDSDYRHRVIELPLGTQTTPSSCDVATAPAWSGQRGAKWVNGHLADAMYNHWYTPNYPLPDCHNGYHNFAMTSARSAHPGGVFAAYLDGSVQFIGEAIDSSIWRALATRNGKEPIGDL